In the Arachis ipaensis cultivar K30076 chromosome B10, Araip1.1, whole genome shotgun sequence genome, one interval contains:
- the LOC107621370 gene encoding uncharacterized protein LOC107621370 encodes MCYNSQLTKTSGTRLEDTTKYRQFIGRLIYLTNTRPDISFAVSKLSQYLDCPTNDHYRAGMHLLRYLKASPAAGLFFSSDSDLSLSGYTDSDWATCADTRRSISGQCFFLGTSLISWKSKKQDTVARSSSEAEYRAMALGSIEGQWLLYLLKDLNVDHPKPFTMYCDNQSALHIAANPVFHERTKHIEVDCHITREKVQVGIFKLLPISSAHQTANVFTKALSPGPFKQMYFKFGLVNFHYPA; translated from the coding sequence ATGTGTTACAACTCTCAACTTACAAAGACTTCAGGCACTAGACTCGAAGATACAACCAAGTATAGGCAATTCATTGGGCGCCTCATCTACCTTACCAACACACGTCCGGACATCTCTTTCGCAGTTAGCAAACTTAGTCAATATCTAGATTGTCCTACTAATGATCATTATAGAGCTGGCATGCATCTTCTTCGCTATCTCAAAGCCTCTCCAGCAGCTGGTCTTTTCTTCAGCAGCGACTCTGACCTCTCTTTATCTGGCTACACAGATTCTGATTGGGCGACCTGTGCCGATACACGTCGTTCTATCTCTGGACAATGTTTCTTTCTTGGCACTTCCCTCATCTCTTGGAAGAGTAAGAAACAAGACACGGTGGCTCGCTCCTCATCCGAGGCTGAATACAGGGCAATGGCCCTTGGTTCTATCGAAGGACAATGGCTTCTTTATCTCCTCAAGGATCTCAATGTCGATCATCCAAAGCCTTTCACAATGTACTGCGACAATCAATCCGCACTCCATATCGCTGCCAATCCTGTCTTTCATGAGCGAACCAAACATATAGAAGTGGATTGCCATATCACAAGGGAAAAGGTTCAAGTTGGGATATTCAAGCTACTGCCAATCTCTTCAGCTCACCAAACAGCTAATGTATTCACCAAAGCTTTGTCTCCTGGACCCTTCAAGCAGATGTATTTCAAGTTTGGATTAGTGAATTTTCACTATCCAGCTTGA